A window of Novosphingobium terrae contains these coding sequences:
- a CDS encoding IS110 family RNA-guided transposase: MEISTIGLDLAKNVFQVHGVDKEGTVIVRKALRRAQMLPFFARLSPCLVGIEACGTSHHWARELQNLGHEVRLMPPCYVKPYVKRGKNDAADAEAICEAVTRPTMRFVAIKSREQQAALSLHRVRSLLTGQRTQLVNMMRCQLAEFGIAIPIGLGRALHLAQQIEDGEAAIDLPPQAAQVIGMLCELVLKLHARLHELDLRLEALRRSDDMARRLATIPGIGSIGATALAASVTDPHQFRSGRQFAAWLGLTPRQQSSGGKERLGRITKMGDKYLRQLLVIGATSLLRRAKEGPATVHPFLVGILARKSARVASVAMANKIARIAWAVMTRGQVYQSHHVPGLAA; encoded by the coding sequence ATGGAAATTAGCACGATCGGCCTCGATCTGGCCAAAAATGTCTTCCAGGTTCACGGTGTCGACAAAGAGGGCACCGTCATTGTGCGCAAGGCGTTGCGCCGAGCGCAAATGTTGCCCTTCTTTGCAAGGCTATCGCCCTGCCTTGTCGGCATCGAGGCTTGCGGGACATCGCATCATTGGGCGCGGGAACTGCAAAACCTTGGTCACGAGGTGCGACTGATGCCGCCATGCTACGTGAAGCCCTATGTAAAACGCGGCAAGAACGATGCTGCTGATGCCGAGGCCATCTGCGAGGCGGTGACACGTCCGACGATGCGGTTCGTGGCGATCAAGTCTCGTGAGCAGCAGGCGGCCCTGTCACTTCACCGGGTGCGCTCTCTTTTGACTGGTCAACGTACACAGTTGGTCAACATGATGCGCTGCCAGTTAGCAGAGTTTGGTATCGCCATTCCGATCGGACTTGGGCGGGCGCTGCATCTGGCGCAACAGATCGAAGATGGCGAGGCCGCGATTGATCTGCCACCACAAGCGGCGCAGGTGATCGGCATGCTGTGCGAGCTGGTGCTCAAGCTTCATGCCCGGCTTCATGAACTTGATTTGCGCCTGGAAGCTCTCCGGCGAAGCGATGACATGGCGCGTCGGTTGGCGACGATCCCGGGCATTGGTTCGATTGGCGCAACCGCGCTGGCAGCATCGGTTACCGACCCGCACCAGTTCAGGTCTGGCCGCCAGTTTGCCGCATGGCTTGGCCTGACACCGCGTCAGCAGTCGAGTGGCGGCAAGGAGCGCCTTGGCCGGATCACCAAGATGGGCGATAAATATCTACGGCAGCTGTTGGTCATCGGGGCGACCTCCCTGCTACGCCGCGCCAAGGAGGGCCCTGCAACGGTTCACCCGTTTCTCGTTGGGATACTGGCTAGAAAATCTGCCCGCGTGGCCAGCGTCGCCATGGCCAACAAGATAGCGCGGATCGCGTGGGCGGTCATGACACGCGGTCAGGTCTATCAATCACACCATGTGCCCGGATTGGCCGCATGA
- a CDS encoding DUF2721 domain-containing protein: MSGYSPIAIDAAAHVVQLALTPIFLLTGIASLLNVFSTRLGRIADQVDKLVDDVQRNPRRLARLRLRSRVLDSAVLLAAIAGALTCAAAMTLFVGEIGTGSAGRLLFALFGGALACSIAALGAFSAEMILAGKGTRERAEGDAGDQ, encoded by the coding sequence ATGTCTGGCTACAGTCCCATCGCCATCGATGCGGCGGCACACGTCGTCCAACTCGCCCTGACGCCGATTTTCCTGCTGACCGGCATTGCCTCGCTGCTGAACGTCTTTTCCACGCGGCTCGGGCGGATCGCCGATCAGGTCGACAAGCTGGTCGACGACGTGCAGCGCAATCCCCGGCGTCTGGCCCGGCTGCGTCTGCGCTCACGCGTGCTGGATTCCGCTGTGCTGCTTGCCGCCATCGCGGGCGCTTTGACCTGCGCTGCGGCCATGACACTTTTTGTCGGCGAAATCGGCACGGGCAGCGCTGGTCGCTTGTTGTTTGCCCTGTTCGGCGGCGCGCTGGCCTGCTCCATCGCCGCGCTGGGCGCCTTCAGCGCTGAGATGATCCTGGCTGGCAAAGGCACGCGCGAAAGAGCGGAGGGCGACGCGGGTGATCAGTAA
- a CDS encoding LacI family DNA-binding transcriptional regulator, with amino-acid sequence MDNNQTTTLRRFRPTCYDVAEKAGVSQSTVSRALAGHSSVSAQTRERVADIARALGYQTDSVAASVRTGRIDRIAVIVLARKGAAPEHCNPFHHTLLAAICQAASARGLETLVSFQSHPETLCGNYEEARKAAGLIVIGTSENQAAWRYFRQIARGGANIVGWGTPHEDMRWVRADNAMGGRLAARHLLEAGCRSIAFLGGGSHAPPQFAERFAASQAALAEQGLVLHALDMPKGTSRLHQGEKAGRALLATLPACDGVIAANDSLALGLQNALRSGGALGRILLIGFDGSYEARHANPPIPSIAPDFQIAGSILLNAVMDRQAGSAPACPRSPVGMMI; translated from the coding sequence ATGGATAACAACCAGACCACCACGCTGCGCCGCTTCCGCCCGACCTGCTATGATGTTGCCGAAAAGGCCGGGGTCAGCCAGTCCACCGTCTCGCGGGCGCTGGCCGGGCATTCTTCCGTCTCGGCGCAGACGCGGGAAAGAGTGGCGGACATCGCCCGCGCGCTCGGCTATCAGACCGACAGCGTAGCCGCCTCGGTGCGGACCGGGCGCATCGACAGGATCGCCGTGATCGTGCTCGCCCGCAAGGGCGCCGCGCCGGAGCATTGCAATCCCTTCCATCACACGCTGCTGGCGGCGATCTGTCAGGCCGCCTCGGCCCGCGGGCTGGAAACGCTGGTCTCCTTCCAGAGCCACCCCGAAACGCTGTGCGGCAATTATGAGGAAGCGCGCAAGGCAGCCGGGCTGATCGTGATCGGCACCAGCGAGAATCAGGCGGCATGGCGCTATTTCCGCCAGATCGCGCGGGGCGGCGCCAACATCGTGGGCTGGGGCACGCCGCATGAGGATATGCGCTGGGTTCGTGCCGACAATGCCATGGGCGGTCGGCTGGCGGCGCGGCATCTGCTGGAGGCGGGTTGCCGCAGCATCGCTTTTCTGGGCGGCGGGTCCCATGCTCCGCCGCAATTTGCCGAGCGCTTTGCCGCCAGCCAGGCCGCTCTGGCCGAGCAAGGCCTGGTGCTGCATGCGCTCGACATGCCCAAGGGCACATCCCGCCTGCATCAGGGCGAAAAGGCGGGCCGCGCCCTGCTGGCGACGCTGCCCGCTTGCGACGGGGTGATCGCCGCCAATGACAGTCTGGCGCTGGGCCTGCAGAATGCCCTGCGCAGCGGCGGCGCACTTGGCCGCATACTGCTGATCGGCTTTGACGGCTCTTACGAGGCTCGGCACGCGAATCCGCCGATCCCCTCGATCGCGCCCGATTTCCAGATCGCGGGCAGCATTCTGCTCAATGCCGTGATGGACAGGCAGGCAGGCTCCGCGCCCGCTTGCCCGAGATCGCCCGTGGGGATGATGATCTGA
- the yaaA gene encoding peroxide stress protein YaaA, protein MIALLSPAKTLDFERKLPPLDVSTPHFAKEALGLARSAADLTAEQLGKLMHISPKLAQLNVERFNSFTDQPERQALFAFAGDVYTGFEVHTLDEPGVAFAQNHVRMLSGLYGLLRPLDAIRPYRLEMGTRWAPGYKKLTDWWGDRIANWLLEQVEEEGTGTVLNLASQEYFAAVAGQLPGLRVIEVEFREPGPDGPRFVSFHAKRARGMMARWMCEHHITDIDAMRGFDTDGYRFDAAESEPDRWRFTRV, encoded by the coding sequence ATGATTGCCCTGCTCTCCCCCGCCAAGACGCTTGATTTCGAACGCAAGCTGCCGCCGCTCGACGTGTCCACGCCGCATTTTGCCAAGGAAGCGCTGGGCCTCGCCCGGTCCGCCGCCGATCTTACAGCAGAGCAGCTCGGCAAGCTGATGCATATCTCGCCCAAGCTGGCGCAGCTCAATGTCGAGCGTTTCAACAGCTTTACCGATCAGCCCGAGCGGCAGGCGCTCTTCGCCTTTGCAGGCGATGTCTACACCGGTTTCGAGGTGCATACGCTCGATGAGCCGGGTGTGGCTTTTGCCCAGAACCATGTGCGGATGCTTTCGGGGCTTTATGGCCTGCTGCGCCCCCTCGATGCGATCCGGCCCTATCGGCTGGAGATGGGCACGCGCTGGGCGCCCGGATACAAAAAGCTGACCGACTGGTGGGGTGACCGCATCGCCAACTGGCTGCTTGAGCAGGTTGAGGAAGAGGGCACCGGCACGGTGCTGAACCTCGCCAGCCAGGAGTATTTCGCCGCCGTTGCCGGCCAATTGCCGGGCCTGCGCGTGATCGAGGTGGAGTTCCGCGAACCGGGCCCCGACGGCCCGCGCTTCGTCAGCTTCCACGCCAAGCGCGCGCGCGGCATGATGGCCCGCTGGATGTGCGAGCACCATATCACCGACATCGACGCCATGCGCGGCTTCGACACGGACGGTTACCGCTTCGACGCCGCCGAAAGCGAGCCCGACCGCTGGCGCTTCACCCGCGTATGA
- a CDS encoding LssY C-terminal domain-containing protein: MTFTGWAKDHRRHIGGTIVTIAWLLPILWFAMAYAGLPRIWSHHEHKKGKPLGDAVAYTAQDIPGDPINLKIDGSGAAIEAAMQRGGWVKADNVSVVSGLKIGGSVILGRPYPDAPVSPLFFNDKQQDFAYQHDEGRSADRRHHVRFWEVEPNHWVASATFDRGVGISLYTLQITHHIGPNVDQERDTVARILAKGQPISLVSLPGASQGGLRRNGGGDKYLTDGKVAQINLGSQRNR, encoded by the coding sequence ATGACGTTCACCGGATGGGCAAAGGATCACAGGCGTCACATCGGCGGCACCATCGTGACCATCGCATGGTTGCTGCCAATTCTGTGGTTCGCCATGGCTTATGCCGGTCTGCCCCGCATCTGGAGCCATCATGAGCACAAGAAGGGCAAGCCCCTCGGAGACGCGGTGGCCTATACAGCGCAGGACATTCCCGGCGACCCGATCAACCTCAAGATCGATGGCTCCGGTGCGGCGATCGAAGCAGCCATGCAGCGAGGAGGCTGGGTGAAGGCCGACAATGTGTCCGTGGTGTCAGGTCTTAAAATCGGGGGCAGCGTGATCCTGGGCCGCCCCTATCCCGATGCTCCCGTGAGCCCGCTGTTCTTCAACGATAAGCAGCAGGACTTTGCCTATCAGCATGATGAAGGCCGCAGTGCCGATCGGCGCCATCATGTCCGCTTCTGGGAAGTCGAGCCAAACCATTGGGTGGCCTCAGCGACGTTCGACCGGGGCGTCGGCATCAGCCTCTATACGCTTCAGATCACGCATCATATCGGCCCGAATGTGGATCAGGAGCGTGATACCGTCGCCAGAATTCTCGCTAAGGGTCAGCCGATCTCGTTGGTTTCACTGCCGGGCGCAAGCCAGGGCGGCCTACGAAGGAATGGAGGGGGCGACAAATATCTCACGGATGGCAAGGTCGCGCAGATCAACCTGGGTAGCCAGAGAAATCGCTGA
- a CDS encoding SDR family NAD(P)-dependent oxidoreductase, with product MSGSGTSSAVIIGASGGIGGAFEAALIEEGSFAKVHGFARSRSGAQHLDLLDEGSIAAAAAHVAKGPPPSLVIVATGLLHEGDQGPEKALRDLDPAWLAKVHAVNAIGPALVAKHFLPLMPRAGRSAFAALSARIGSITDNRLGGWHGYRASKAALNMLMRNLAIEEQRRNDRALVVTLHPGTVDTALSRPFQAHVAAGKLFDAERAALQLLDVIEDLKPHDSGKFFDFEGIEIPF from the coding sequence ATGAGCGGCAGCGGCACAAGCTCCGCCGTGATCATCGGCGCCTCGGGCGGGATCGGCGGCGCCTTTGAGGCCGCGCTGATCGAGGAAGGCAGCTTTGCCAAAGTCCATGGCTTCGCCCGCTCGCGCAGCGGCGCACAGCACCTCGATCTGCTGGATGAGGGCAGCATTGCCGCCGCCGCCGCGCATGTCGCCAAGGGGCCGCCGCCCTCGCTGGTGATCGTGGCGACCGGCCTGCTGCATGAGGGCGATCAGGGGCCCGAGAAGGCGCTGCGCGATCTCGATCCGGCGTGGCTGGCCAAGGTCCATGCCGTCAATGCCATCGGCCCGGCGCTGGTGGCCAAGCATTTTCTGCCGCTGATGCCCAGGGCCGGGCGCAGCGCCTTTGCCGCGCTGTCGGCAAGGATCGGCTCGATCACGGACAATCGGCTGGGTGGCTGGCATGGCTATCGCGCCTCAAAGGCGGCGCTCAACATGCTGATGCGCAATCTGGCCATCGAGGAGCAGCGGCGCAACGATCGCGCGCTTGTCGTGACGTTGCATCCCGGCACGGTCGATACCGCGCTGTCACGGCCCTTTCAGGCCCATGTCGCCGCCGGAAAGCTGTTCGATGCCGAGCGCGCGGCGTTGCAACTGCTCGATGTGATCGAGGACCTCAAGCCGCATGATAGCGGAAAGTTCTTCGATTTCGAGGGGATCGAAATTCCCTTCTGA
- a CDS encoding glutamine amidotransferase — MPQSAPRTALAIRHIHFEGLGLFAPVLAQAGYDLTYHDVGADPLEEIDPSAPDLLVVLGGPVGVYEGEAYPFLETELSILKARLQAGRPTLGLCLGAQLMAFALGAKVAPMGHKEIGFGALTLTDAGQAGPLRHLANVPVLHWHGDAFETPPGAENLATTTLCATQAFALGPNILGLQCHPEVDAQAGIERWLIGHAAELAGAGISSAALRAQAADLAASTSGDGARAMLRAWLEGLSDG; from the coding sequence ATGCCTCAAAGTGCCCCCAGAACCGCGCTGGCGATCCGCCATATCCATTTCGAGGGGCTGGGCCTGTTCGCGCCCGTGCTGGCGCAAGCGGGCTATGACCTGACCTATCATGACGTCGGCGCCGATCCGCTGGAGGAGATCGATCCCTCGGCGCCCGATCTGCTGGTGGTGCTGGGCGGGCCGGTGGGCGTCTATGAGGGCGAGGCCTATCCCTTTCTGGAGACCGAATTGTCGATCCTGAAGGCAAGGTTGCAGGCTGGCCGTCCCACGCTGGGCCTGTGCCTTGGCGCGCAGCTGATGGCCTTTGCGCTGGGGGCCAAGGTGGCGCCGATGGGCCATAAGGAGATCGGCTTTGGCGCGCTGACATTGACCGATGCCGGGCAAGCCGGCCCTCTGCGCCATCTGGCGAATGTCCCCGTGCTCCATTGGCACGGCGATGCCTTCGAAACCCCGCCCGGTGCCGAGAATCTGGCCACCACCACCCTGTGCGCCACGCAGGCCTTTGCCCTTGGCCCCAACATTCTGGGCCTGCAATGCCATCCCGAAGTCGATGCTCAGGCTGGTATCGAGCGCTGGCTGATCGGCCATGCCGCCGAGCTGGCGGGGGCCGGCATCTCCTCCGCTGCGCTGCGCGCGCAGGCGGCAGACCTTGCCGCTTCGACCTCGGGCGATGGCGCGCGTGCCATGTTGCGCGCATGGCTGGAGGGCCTGAGCGATGGATGA
- a CDS encoding Crp/Fnr family transcriptional regulator: MSAPLLEDLSRNALLATLNEDDRRRLMPHMLVFEMRNGDLLQEAGEEVIHTWFPCGPGMAAFSVATHDHAMAVEVALVGREGAIGGIVSNGHVPAFATAQVRYGGRFLRIKTAALEQLKLDSISLRHWFSRYSDCLLAQVFQTAACNATHTIAQRTAKWLLAAIARTGDCQFEMTQEQLAEMLGVGRTFVTRVVSRLRQDGTIETRRGVIIVRNEEILRRTACTCTATIENHFDTVLHGIYPVA, from the coding sequence ATGTCCGCCCCCTTGCTTGAAGATCTGTCCCGCAACGCTCTGCTGGCGACGCTGAACGAAGACGACCGGCGGCGCCTGATGCCGCACATGCTGGTGTTCGAGATGCGCAATGGCGACCTGCTACAGGAAGCCGGCGAAGAGGTGATCCATACCTGGTTCCCCTGCGGCCCGGGCATGGCGGCTTTCAGCGTCGCCACGCATGACCACGCCATGGCCGTCGAGGTGGCGCTCGTGGGGCGCGAAGGGGCCATTGGCGGCATCGTGTCCAACGGGCATGTCCCGGCCTTCGCCACGGCGCAAGTGCGCTATGGCGGGCGCTTTCTTCGGATCAAGACAGCCGCGCTGGAGCAGCTGAAGCTCGACTCCATCTCGCTGCGCCACTGGTTCTCGCGCTATTCCGACTGCTTGCTGGCGCAAGTGTTCCAGACAGCAGCCTGCAACGCCACCCACACCATTGCGCAGCGCACGGCGAAATGGCTGCTGGCCGCCATTGCCCGTACCGGCGATTGCCAGTTCGAGATGACTCAGGAGCAGCTTGCCGAGATGCTGGGGGTGGGCCGCACCTTCGTGACACGGGTCGTGAGCAGGCTGCGACAGGACGGTACGATCGAGACGCGACGGGGCGTCATCATCGTCCGGAATGAAGAGATCCTGCGCCGCACGGCCTGCACCTGCACCGCAACGATCGAAAACCATTTCGACACGGTGCTGCACGGTATCTACCCTGTTGCCTGA
- a CDS encoding YggS family pyridoxal phosphate-dependent enzyme → MDDVAAKLQAVKGQIRDAAESSGRRAEDVRLVLVTKTVAPERIRAAIAAGQRDLGENKVQEGRQKAAALEDEALRWSMIGHLQTNKVKDVLGFAAEVQSLDRLSLAAALDRRLQQLGQGLDVLVQVNTSGEASKFGLTPEEVPAFLRELPAFSALRPKGFMTLATFTPDEGEVRRCFRLLHALRDRAREEAPQAGQMAELSMGMSGDYLWAVEEGATIVRVGQAVFGKRAVPDAHYWPGVAGTIL, encoded by the coding sequence ATGGATGATGTCGCCGCAAAGCTGCAGGCGGTGAAGGGCCAGATCCGCGACGCCGCCGAAAGCTCGGGGCGCCGCGCGGAGGACGTGCGGCTGGTGCTGGTCACCAAGACCGTCGCGCCCGAGCGCATCCGCGCGGCCATCGCCGCCGGTCAGCGCGATCTGGGCGAGAACAAGGTGCAGGAAGGGCGCCAAAAGGCCGCAGCGCTGGAGGATGAGGCCCTCCGCTGGAGCATGATCGGCCATCTCCAGACCAACAAGGTCAAGGATGTGCTGGGCTTTGCCGCCGAGGTCCAGTCGCTGGACCGGCTTTCACTGGCAGCCGCGCTGGACCGGCGGCTGCAGCAACTGGGGCAAGGGCTCGATGTGCTGGTGCAGGTCAACACCTCGGGCGAGGCCAGCAAATTCGGCCTGACGCCGGAGGAGGTCCCCGCTTTCCTGCGCGAACTTCCTGCCTTTTCCGCCCTGCGCCCCAAGGGCTTCATGACGCTGGCCACCTTCACGCCCGATGAGGGCGAGGTGCGCCGTTGCTTCCGCCTGCTGCACGCCCTGCGAGACCGCGCGCGGGAAGAAGCCCCTCAGGCCGGGCAAATGGCGGAGCTGTCGATGGGCATGTCGGGCGATTACCTCTGGGCGGTGGAGGAAGGGGCCACCATCGTGCGCGTCGGGCAGGCGGTCTTTGGCAAGCGGGCTGTGCCGGATGCTCATTACTGGCCGGGCGTGGCGGGAACCATCCTGTGA
- a CDS encoding MarR family winged helix-turn-helix transcriptional regulator: MTTIFDTITEPIARRVTAGLVRIGHVLRSRAWKGATPEGVTPTQGHALGLLREAEGGLSLGAIASMLGISAPTASDAMSALATKGLVVKAPGAKPRSINLSLTSEGEALAARTSEWPAFLSDAVETLEPAEQAALLRALVKLIRAMQASGDIPVQKMCVTCRYFRPNAHPGTETPHHCALVDAPFGDRHLRLHCGEHVPAEDDALYEQWR; encoded by the coding sequence GTGACGACCATCTTTGACACCATCACCGAACCGATAGCCCGGCGGGTCACGGCAGGGCTGGTGCGCATCGGCCATGTGCTGCGCAGCCGGGCCTGGAAAGGCGCCACGCCCGAGGGGGTGACCCCCACACAGGGTCATGCTCTGGGCCTGCTGCGCGAGGCCGAGGGCGGGCTGTCGCTGGGCGCCATCGCCAGCATGCTGGGCATTTCGGCCCCCACGGCCAGCGATGCCATGAGCGCGCTGGCGACCAAAGGGCTGGTGGTCAAGGCTCCGGGCGCAAAGCCGCGCTCCATCAACCTGTCCCTCACCTCTGAGGGCGAAGCGCTGGCCGCGCGCACCAGCGAGTGGCCCGCTTTCCTCTCCGATGCGGTGGAAACGCTCGAACCGGCGGAACAGGCGGCGCTGCTGCGCGCGCTGGTCAAGCTGATCCGGGCCATGCAGGCCAGCGGCGACATTCCGGTGCAGAAAATGTGCGTCACCTGCCGCTATTTCCGCCCCAACGCCCATCCCGGAACCGAAACGCCGCATCACTGCGCTCTGGTCGACGCGCCTTTTGGTGACCGGCACCTCAGGCTCCATTGCGGGGAGCATGTGCCCGCCGAGGACGATGCCCTTTACGAGCAGTGGCGATAA
- a CDS encoding carboxymuconolactone decarboxylase family protein, producing the protein MAYVKLIDPASCASPIKPTLDRIAGGFGVVPNMFKAVANSPAALASMWGAFGALSTGSLGARLGEELAVAIANVNRCGYCLAAHTVLGQKAGASAAEMAQAQAGHTADPRTQAALDFALKMVRDRAAVSADDVAALKAAGFDDEGVVEIIAHIALNLFTNYINVALDVPVDFPEVALTPVA; encoded by the coding sequence ATGGCATATGTGAAGCTTATCGATCCAGCCTCTTGCGCATCCCCGATCAAGCCGACGCTTGACAGGATCGCGGGCGGTTTTGGCGTGGTGCCCAACATGTTCAAGGCGGTGGCCAATTCGCCCGCTGCTCTGGCCAGCATGTGGGGCGCTTTTGGCGCGCTTTCCACCGGCAGTCTGGGTGCAAGGCTGGGTGAGGAACTGGCCGTCGCCATCGCCAATGTGAACCGCTGCGGCTATTGTCTGGCGGCCCATACGGTGCTGGGCCAGAAAGCAGGCGCCTCGGCTGCGGAAATGGCACAGGCGCAGGCAGGTCATACCGCCGATCCGCGCACGCAGGCGGCGCTGGATTTTGCGTTGAAGATGGTGCGCGATCGTGCCGCCGTCAGCGCGGATGATGTCGCCGCGCTCAAGGCGGCGGGCTTCGACGATGAGGGCGTGGTGGAGATCATCGCCCATATCGCGCTCAATCTTTTCACCAATTATATCAATGTCGCGCTGGATGTGCCGGTGGATTTCCCCGAGGTGGCGCTGACGCCGGTCGCCTGA